The nucleotide window GACCTAGCCAGGTAGCCGTTGAGCAACGACTCCTCAGCAGCACCGTTGGTCTCGTTGAACAGGTCCCGTTTCATATCAGCATACTCGGTCCCCACGGCGTGCTTCAGCATGTTACGTGCAACTATGATGTAGTAGAAAAGGTGGTCTGAGGTGACCTTGTCCAGGGTCTTGCACATTGGATTGCCCTCTCTGTTTTTGGAATACTCAGTAATGATGTCCAGGCAGCGAGACTCAGGGTCCACAAACAGGTTACGTTGGTTACCAGCATACTTCAGTATCAGCATATCAGGAAACCTGTAGGGCCCGGTGGCAGAAAAGTAGATCATCCACATGACACACACTCCCATATCAGCGACTAACCTGGCGACCTCCTGTGAATCGATGGTGACATTGGGCTTGAAATCAGGAACAACATTGGCCAGAGCCGTCTCGTTgatcaacagcaacagcgAATTCTTGGTTTGATTCTATTCTCAGCAACATCGATGGCAGTGGGAGAGTTCAGCGTGGCATCGGCAACAGCCTGCACAGACAAGACCTTGTCGAAATACTGACGCAGGTCAGAGAGGTTGGACTCGAAACGCTCCTTGACGTTGGCGTAGAACTCCCTGATGTAGGATCGGGAGAACTTCTTGCCTGAGATAAGCACGGCGTCTGGCTTGCACACCCTGACGTTGAACTTGGTGTAGTTCTGGTACGCCACGGTCAGCTTGTGGTACATGACGTTGGTCCAGGTCCATGGCTCACTCTTcttggtgaagaagatctCATCGGCAGTAGAGTCACCGGGGATGGCCCCAGCATGGAGAAACCGGTAGAGAACAGAGTAGGTGGCCAGGGCCCGGATAGAGTCGACCAGCTGGCGAAAGGAGTTCAAGGTGTGGAGAGCTGGGTACGCCACGGAGGTGTCCTGCCAGTTGTAGCAGCAGATGCGCACCAAAAGGTACCACAGTTCGTTGTCAGAGCCCGGTAGCAGCTTGAAAGTGAACCACGAGGCGATGGCATCAATGGACTTGGGCGGACTCTGTTCATGTTCGCAGGTAAAGTCCTCGGCAAAGGAGAGTTGTGGGAACACCTCCGCCAGAAACAGAAAGGCAGACCCCATGGAGCTGTACTTCTGGATGGTGGGGATCTGCAGGTCCTTGGGGAAGGTCTCCCCGTAGCCTGGACGGTGGAACGAGGACAGGTACGGACGGCGGTGGTACCTGGACCTGACCTCGGAGTAGATGGTGGAGAAGTAGGAGTAGATGTCCTCTGCAAACTGGGCCTTGTACTGCTGGAAGCCGGCCAAGACGGACAGATCGTTCTCGGTGAACACGATCTCACCCACATTCATCTCCTGTTCGAAGAAGGACGAGTCCTTGGAGTGCACAATGTCCCTGTCGACTGTGACGTCGGCGAGCAGGTACTGCGTGGAGTGGGTCTCGTCCCTGAGATAGAGGTACTTGGTGGGCTTGTCCTTGTAGACCACGGGGATGACGGTGTACTCCTGGGAGCAGCGTCTGTGTCTGTCTGGGGTCTTGCTGTTGACGATGCGGAAGCCGTCTGGGGTGGTGTAGAAGAGCCTCTTGGAGGTGGTGCAGACGGAGAAGAGCTGGGAGCTGGGGACGGGGACAAGGTCGGAGCCGGGGAAGGCGGTGTGGTACTCGTCCAGGTCCACCAGGGCGTAGTTGGCCAGCTTGGTGCGCTCCTCCAGCAGGAACAGCTTGCTCTTGGGGTGGAACTTCTTGACAACCTTGCGGACAGAAGCACCctccttttcaatagttaACACGACAAATCCATCGACAACGCTGACGTTATCTGAAATGTAAAAcatggtggtggtggatttGCGAATGGTTGTTTGGTGGGATGGGAAGGGGAGAGAGTGTGGTTTAAGGGAATAAAATTTGGCCCAGttatatattctgtttTTCTTCGTTTGTCCCAGAAAAGCGGACGCCATCGccagaagaaaaaacaacGCCAAGCACGTCCACAGGGGGAACGCGGCCACGGcccaaagaggaaagaacaCGAGCTGACGCGTTGGTGCAGTTACGACATGCATGAAAAAGGATGGTAATATGCTTTTCGTGCTTGAATGTTCAAAACTGAGTGAGCCAGGCTCCTGTGCAAGGTGACAGCTGTGTAAGACTAGAAATACACTGTGACACCGACCATATCTCGACAACTAGCACTCCAACTGACCTTAAACTACAAACGTACACTCTTATACACGCTATCTAAACATATACACACTACCTTCTTTACTTCGACCGTCCCTGCGCTACTTAACCACTGGCTGTGGGTGCTGGGTTTCCGTCTACCTACCGTCGCCCAAGTCACCTCCGCCGCACAGGCCGACCTCCAGACTTGAAAATCCGAGTGGTGGATGTTTTTTCCCACTCCCTCCGAGGCGCCCGACCACCTGCTGTTTTCTCAGAAAAGTTCGCGGGGGAGTGCCCATACGGCGGCCGAAGTCAGTCGAGTGTTTTTCACCTATCAGCGAGGCGCACCTCAGGGATGTGGTTTTTCGGCCGGGCGTCCAATCCTTTTTTTGCTCGAGCTATCATAATGGTGTACCTGCTTATTTActaatatatattatggCTATGTAATAGTGAAATAAAAGTAGAAGGTAACGGCCACTTTTagtatattttattttctacTCCTATAGTCTTTGAAATTGTGTTTTTGCCCGCTTTTTGCGAAAAATATGTTTTAGGAAAAATTGCCATTGTCCTGGTCGTACTATCTCCATTATCCagttttttcaattataaCACACATAGTAAGCTAATCATCAAATTAAGTTGAAACTATCATTTCCAAGATGATATATAACTTGGAAGATATGGTGGAAGAGGAGATTCctaatttttgaattcaaaaactGCCAACATAGTGCGTACATGTATTACAGTTGTTGTAATATATGTGTTGCTCCTTTATGTTTTGCCACAAAACCAATCCAAAGAGACAGCCATAGATCCCATTCCAAACGGAAAAGGTGAGTTGGTTACTATGGACCGGCTCTATAAACGAAATAGATGGACTATATTTGCTAAGAATGCAGTGATTGGGATGattgctgctgctgctgctaTATCTGGTAGTTGCGCTGCCAATTTCTGCTCAAACGTTGCTTCACCTGCATGCTGGAGTACATTCGTACCTTCCCTTCTTACTGCCGGCCTCGCTTATGCAATGGCCCAAGATAATTGAAGTGCTGGATCTAGTGCCAAGCGTGAGCTCGTCCACTTTTTGGGCATCTTGGGATATACTCAGAATGATGTAAATTCCAGTACTTTACTATAAATTAGCCAATCCTTAAGTTCCGCTGGGTTGGTAATTCTCGGTGTCTCCAACATTACAACAAACTCTTTAGTAAAACTGGACTTTCAATGCTAGTGACATCCACAACatcttaataatttattggaagagTTCCCTT belongs to Naumovozyma castellii chromosome 3, complete genome and includes:
- the NCAS0C00110 gene encoding uncharacterized protein, which produces MHVVTAPTRQLVFFPLWAVAAFPLWTCLALFFLLAMASAFLGQTKKNRIYNWAKFYSLKPHSLPFPSHQTTIRKSTTTMFYISDNVSVVDGFVVLTIEKEGASVRKVVKKFHPKSKLFLLEERTKLANYALVDLDEYHTAFPGSDLVPVPSSQLFSVCTTSKRLFYTTPDGFRIVNSKTPDRHRRCSQEYTVIPVVYKDKPTKYLYLRDETHSTQYLLADVTVDRDIVHSKDSSFFEQEMNVGEIVFTENDLSVLAGFQQYKAQFAEDIYSYFSTIYSEVRSRYHRRPYLSSFHRPGYGETFPKDLQIPTIQKYSSMGSAFLFLAEVFPQLSFAEDFTCEHEQSPPKSIDAIASWFTFKLLPGSDNELWYLLVRICCYNWQDTSVAYPALHTLNSFRQLVDSIRALATYSVLYRFLHAGAIPGDSTADEIFFTKKSEPWTWTNVMYHKLTVAYQNYTKFNVRVCKPDAVLISGKKFSRSYIREFYANVKERFESNLSDLRQYFDKVLSVQAVADATLNSPTAIDVAENRIKPRIRCCC
- the NCAS0C00100 gene encoding uncharacterized protein; this translates as MGVCVMWMIYFSATGPYRFPDMLILKYAGNQRNLFVDPESRCLDIITEYSKNREGNPMCKTLDKVTSDHLFYYIIVARNMLKHAVGTEYADMKRDLFNETNGAAEESLLNGYLARS